The DNA segment GAGTGACCTATGGCAATGGTATATTCGTAGCCGTTGGTGAGTTTGGGACGATCCTGACATCTGCTGACGGTATAGCCTGGACTTTAAGGACTTCAGGTAATTATAATTATCTCTATGGAGTGACCTATTGCAATGGTATATTCGTAGCCGTTGGCGGTGGGACGATCCTGACATCTGCTGACGGTATAACCTGGACTTCAAGAACTTCAGGAACTATTTATTCTCTCTCCGGCGTGACCTATGGCAACGGTACATTCGTAGCCGTTGGTAGTTACGGGGCGATCCTCCAGTCGGATCCAGTTTATTAATTCCCACATTCAGAGGCGCTGTATAAGGAGAGGGATATTGTACCTGAAACTGTCTGTCAAATTTCAGCCTCTCTTATTACAAACAACGGCTCCTGTATCTTCTCTCCGTGACAGATGGGGCATCTGCCCGGTTTCTTGAGCCGCTCCCGTTTGATAAAAACAAAGCCGCACTTGCTGCATTCAGCCGGTATGACTGTAAGGTGATGGCCGGTTTTATGTGTTGAACGCCCGATATGTTCAAGGTGTTCGTACACGTCCTTCTCTGAGATATGAACCTCTGCCGATATCTCCTTTGCCGAGAGTGTGCGCTCCAGCAGCAGAGACAAAATATCCTTTCTGATCGTCTCGTGCCGTTCAGCAGGGACAAAGGGTTCCTTAGGTTTCTGCTTTTTTACCACGTATTTCTATGTATTCTCGTCTCATTGTACCGGTCGGGCCGGGCTGGTTTCTGTTCTGCAGGATGACCGAAGGGTATCAAGGCAAAGGGTATTACGTGCTCAGGGACAGCAAAAAGTTTGCGGACCCCTATGACACGCTCACTTCGCGGGTAAATACCGAGCCATACGCCTCCGAGTCCAAGCGCATGGACTGACAGAAGAAGGTTCTCCGTAGCGGCAGCGCAGTCCTGCACCCAGTACCCTACATGCTTTTCAAGGGAAGGATCTCCGCATACCAGGATCGCAGTTTGGGCCTCTCTGCACATGAGTGCGTGGGGATGAAGATCAGGCACGCGGTCAAGCAGTTTCCTGTCATCAATAACCACAAAATGCCAGGGCTGTTGGTTGCCTGCAGAAGGTGCGCTCATGGCAGCCTCAAGAATCTCCTGAATGGTCTGTTCAGAGACCTGATCTGTTGTATATTTACGTATGCTTCTGCGTGAAAATAAGGCCTGCATAGCGTCCATCATAAGCCTCCTGATGCGTGAAAATCTCCCCTCGCCCCTCTTTGTCAGAAAGGGGATATTCCTCCCTTTGGCAAAGGGAGGTTAGGAGGGATTTCACAAAATATAGTCTCCTTCAGTATAGCAAAGGATTACCCTCTTTATCTTATTATGAAACCTATAAACGCCTGGCCGATCTTCGGAACTTATCGGAGGAAGCGCGTAAAGTAGCAGGCTCTGCGGCGCCGCTTGGCTCCTGGATAGCTGTTACAGGGACCTTTGATCCTGCGGTCATTCCTCTTGCCGCTGCAGTGATATTCTGGCTTGCGGGGTTTGATGTACTCTATGCGCTTCAGGACATTGAATTTGACAGACATGCCATGGGCATTGACCACAATATTTATAAACGCTGGAGTTAGGCGGCTTATAATACTAAGCGTATTGGTTATATATCATTCGCAACAAATCTCCCCACACCCCTCTTTGGCAAAGAGGGGCATGATACCTCCCTTTGGCAAAGGGAGGATAGGGGGGATTTTATAATTGAATACCTCGTCCTTCTTAAGTGCTTTTCTT comes from the Nitrospirota bacterium genome and includes:
- a CDS encoding ArsR family transcriptional regulator, giving the protein MVKKQKPKEPFVPAERHETIRKDILSLLLERTLSAKEISAEVHISEKDVYEHLEHIGRSTHKTGHHLTVIPAECSKCGFVFIKRERLKKPGRCPICHGEKIQEPLFVIREAEI
- a CDS encoding nitroreductase family protein, which produces MDAMQALFSRRSIRKYTTDQVSEQTIQEILEAAMSAPSAGNQQPWHFVVIDDRKLLDRVPDLHPHALMCREAQTAILVCGDPSLEKHVGYWVQDCAAATENLLLSVHALGLGGVWLGIYPRSERVIGVRKLFAVPEHVIPFALIPFGHPAEQKPARPDRYNETRIHRNTW
- a CDS encoding UbiA family prenyltransferase — its product is MKISPRPSLSERGYSSLWQREVRRDFTKYSLLQYSKGLPSLSYYETYKRLADLRNLSEEARKVAGSAAPLGSWIAVTGTFDPAVIPLAAAVIFWLAGFDVLYALQDIEFDRHAMGIDHNIYKRWS